The proteins below come from a single Carnobacterium divergens DSM 20623 genomic window:
- a CDS encoding FtsX-like permease family protein: MLLKLSLSGIKSKLKDYIVLLVGLVMSSSIFYMFETLAMNDAFLKQNSMISAVSFVFQAGSVLLGIITIVYILYANTFLLSLRQKEYGMYMTLGAKKKKIGKMMFIETMILGLASIVIGIVIGIGLSQVVGQLLMHQLDFNSPNYHALYVPAMLVTIIFYLILFIVSACVNLIKLSKLSALTLIHGETKADHIVLNPKKMTIQSIISLILLAIGYFMMIKIVTFQFIGIIVALITITAGTFLFFKTALPFLVEKLKANKKISEKKINIFTFSQLSFRVNDLTKVLAMVAMLIALAVGAITVGFAFQNSTKLTLDQVSAYDIVTYNPTQKETKIMDEIQFDKKTTYHYKTDGQVTYFVSDEMKKNPPLIGESQKMEDGSFKTTFSKINEPIPENQLLNPKEVTDENSNWLNALGNISNGYDTNAEQLPIKLVSKEAFDALSQKEKQVVVGNTNNYLSYLKQFKAIYLIEKTRYPKTEYTSSKYETYTGLNSLSSGTVFMGLFLGFAFLAMMASCLMFKVLTGATSDTKRYTMLGKIGVRKSLLVASIYKEMAMIFIFPAVIGAIHVLIGMQMFKFLLPQPYYKIWVPFAIFAVIYGVYYFITVFLYKGIVLKGEEEN, from the coding sequence GTGTTATTAAAATTATCCTTATCAGGAATTAAAAGTAAGCTAAAAGACTATATTGTACTACTAGTTGGTTTAGTGATGTCAAGTTCAATTTTTTATATGTTTGAAACATTAGCGATGAACGATGCCTTTTTAAAACAAAATTCTATGATTAGTGCGGTTTCGTTTGTTTTTCAGGCAGGTTCTGTCTTGCTTGGTATTATCACCATTGTTTACATTTTATACGCCAATACATTTTTACTTTCCTTACGCCAAAAAGAATATGGAATGTATATGACTTTAGGTGCTAAAAAGAAAAAAATTGGCAAGATGATGTTCATTGAAACGATGATCTTAGGATTAGCTTCAATTGTAATTGGAATCGTGATTGGAATTGGCTTATCACAAGTTGTTGGTCAACTTTTAATGCATCAACTTGATTTTAATTCACCAAATTACCATGCTTTATATGTACCTGCAATGCTAGTCACAATTATTTTTTACTTAATTTTATTTATTGTTTCAGCCTGTGTAAATTTAATTAAACTATCAAAACTATCTGCCTTGACACTAATTCATGGTGAAACTAAAGCCGATCATATCGTATTGAATCCTAAAAAAATGACGATTCAATCAATTATCTCATTAATATTATTAGCAATTGGTTATTTTATGATGATTAAAATTGTGACATTTCAATTTATCGGTATTATCGTAGCTTTGATTACAATTACAGCTGGAACCTTCTTATTTTTCAAAACAGCTTTGCCATTTTTAGTTGAAAAATTAAAGGCAAACAAAAAAATAAGTGAGAAAAAAATTAATATTTTTACCTTCTCGCAATTAAGTTTCCGAGTAAATGATTTAACGAAGGTTTTAGCCATGGTGGCGATGTTAATTGCGTTGGCAGTTGGTGCAATTACTGTTGGTTTTGCTTTTCAAAATAGCACAAAATTAACGCTAGATCAAGTAAGTGCATACGATATTGTTACGTATAATCCAACACAAAAAGAAACCAAAATTATGGATGAGATTCAATTTGATAAAAAAACAACGTATCATTACAAAACAGATGGGCAAGTAACCTATTTTGTCAGTGATGAAATGAAAAAAAATCCTCCACTGATTGGTGAGAGTCAAAAAATGGAAGATGGTAGTTTCAAAACTACTTTTTCAAAAATCAATGAACCAATTCCAGAAAACCAACTTTTAAATCCGAAAGAAGTAACAGATGAAAATAGCAATTGGTTAAATGCTTTAGGGAATATAAGCAATGGATACGATACAAATGCTGAACAACTTCCCATTAAACTAGTCTCAAAAGAAGCTTTTGATGCTCTTTCACAAAAGGAAAAGCAAGTTGTAGTAGGAAATACAAATAATTATTTAAGTTATTTGAAACAGTTTAAAGCAATTTACCTTATTGAGAAAACAAGATATCCAAAAACTGAATATACCTCAAGTAAATATGAAACGTATACAGGATTAAATAGTTTATCAAGTGGAACTGTTTTTATGGGACTATTCTTAGGGTTCGCCTTTTTAGCAATGATGGCAAGCTGTTTGATGTTCAAAGTTCTGACTGGCGCAACAAGCGATACGAAGCGTTACACGATGTTAGGGAAAATTGGCGTTCGCAAAAGTTTACTAGTTGCTTCTATTTATAAAGAAATGGCTATGATTTTTATTTTCCCAGCTGTTATTGGAGCTATTCATGTATTAATTGGTATGCAGATGTTCAAATTTCTGTTGCCACAGCCGTATTATAAAATCTGGGTACCATTTGCGATATTTGCTGTAATTTATGGTGTTTACTATTTCATTACGGTATTCCTTTATAAAGGAATCGTATTAAAAGGTGAAGAAGAAAACTAA